Genomic DNA from Antennarius striatus isolate MH-2024 chromosome 16, ASM4005453v1, whole genome shotgun sequence:
GTCGGAGGAATTTGGTGCGTGGGTTCTTTACGTTTgatttgacttgtttttaacATTGTGACGTAATCCAGGTGAACCATCACCTTGACGAGACCACGTGCTGCATCCAACATCCGGTCAAtgcttaaaaatacattttctggccggtaactgcatgttttttcttttctattgcGATGCAGCTGTATGTGGAGACCATATAGTGATAGAACCCGAAGGCTCCATTACCCATCCTGCCCCTCCCTTCGGGGTCCTGCCCTGTCAGCGTTGTGTGTGGGTTTTAACAACCCCTGAACCCAATCAGAAGATTGTTGTCGGTATCAAGCGGctgtataatttttttgaaaCAACCTGCAAGTAAGATTTTTCTCGAGTCTTTCCCTCTCCCTTCCTTTCTCCTACATGTCCATCCTGCCTGATGTATCCCCGTTGGTCACAAAGCTTCCAAATCCTCTCCTGGGGAAGTTGCACCATTGCAAACCCAAGTCTGTATCTTTGTCTCCCTGCAGGGAGGAGTATTTTGAGATTTACGATGGGGGGAGTGAGCAGGCACCCTTGTTGGGAAGGTTTTGCCAAAGGGATCCGCTTCCAGTCATCTCCAGTGGCAACAAGGTCCTCATCAAATTTGTCAACGGGTTCATACCAAGGAGATTCAACATTAAATACAGGATACAAGAGAAAGGTGCGTGGTTTGATAAAAGAAAAGTTGAAATGGATGCTTGCCAAATTAAAGAAATAGTTAGATTTCAGTACAAttaaaaaaccacacacatttctgttgaGAAAGAGTCAAACGAGATAAGGTGACCTAGATTCCCAGTTTCGGGGAATCTGGCTAAAAATGTTTCCACACTGTTATCTGAGGTTGTACAAACAACCTGTTGTTGACTGATCGGCACTTTGACCTCTGCCAGTCCTGAATGCCATAGGAGGAGGAGTGAGTGAGTCCCTGGATGACTGGAAGTTTTGATGGTAGCTGGAGGCTTCTGCGCTTCCCCTGGCAGACAGTGGGGGGCAGTGCTACCTCCTACATGTAGAAGCAACTTTCTAATTTTCTTTAGCCTTACAAGTGTCAGTTATGGATGCTGAGTCAATTGCAAGTAGTTGTTGCCAAAACTGGCTTAGGTCGGAGTTAACATTTTGCTAACTGCATCTTTGCTTCCCTCTTGTGATGCAGTTGAGTGCGGAGGTAATATAGCGATAGAGCCTCTTGGCCACCTGACCACTGAAGGATATCCTATGACTTACCGACCCAACCAGCATTGTATGTGGGTGTTAACAGCCCCTGAACCCAAATATAAGATTGCCATCAAATTCATTGGCAAGTTTTATCTTGCGAATAGTGACTGCAAGTAAGGTTTTTCTATTCACCTCGTCTCTCGCTCTCTAAGCTCCCCTTGACCTTAATGGTTCTTGTCCTCCTACAGACATGACTATATGGAGATTTTTGATGGTGGGGACGAGACGTCACACTTATTTGGGAGGTTTTGTGGGTCGGATAATCCATCCCGGTTCGTCTCCAGAGGCGGCAAAGTCCTCATCAAGTTTGTCACGGACAATGAGACAGCCGGCGTTGGGTTCTCTCTTCAGTACGACATCTTAAAGAAATCTAGTACGTGGTTTGATCTGGTGAAACACGGCAGCACTGCTCCAGGGTGTGACTCACGTCACCTCGGGTGCTTGGGTTCCATTTTCTACCCACTAACCACAACTGTCTATTCTGTCCACAGTTAACTGTGGAGGGAAAATAGACCTAGATTCCCAGAACTACCTGACCTCCCCAGGATATCCCATGACCATGCCACCCTCCCAGCATTGTGTGTGGGAGATATCAGCCCCTAGTCCCAGGCAGAAGGTTATCCTTGATTTCAATGAGAATTTTCATGTGGGAGGCACTGACTGCAAGTAAGATTTTTCTCCTCACCTATCCTCCACCCCTTCGTCCCTCTCCCTCCAAGTAAATAGGTTTTAGAACACCCAGCAACAGACTAGATGATCAGGAGATCAGTAATGATCTTCTCACAGGATTCACACACCTATACCTGGGTCTGctatctcctcctccaggtATGACTATGTGGAGGTTTTCGACGGCAACAGCGAGATGTCTACCTCATTGGGAAGGTTTTGTGGGACGGTTGCACCTCCTCAGCTCATCTCGACTTCGAGCATTCTCCTCATAAAGTTCGTCACAGACAACGAGACGGAGGGAATGGGGTTCTCTCTTCAGAGCTCTGGGAAaatttgtgtgtggtttgttgTTCTAACTATTGAAACATGGTGATTTAGAAGAGTAAACAGACTCAATACCAACAATACCAactttcatttctctctcttgGTGAAGTCTGTGGAGGGAACATGACCATAAATTCTCCGAGCTACCTGACCTCCCCTGGATATCCTTCAAACTACGAGTCCTccatggagtgtgtgtgggttttaaCAGCTCCTGAATCCGATCAGAAGATTGTTGTCAACTTCAATGCATATTTTGAGATAGCGGACACTGACTGCAGGTACgattctcctccctccttcctttcagTCCTGCCTGGATGCTGGTGAAACTTGATATCTCCTGTTTGTACCGATGGAGTTTGTTCTTTTCATGAATCAAGAAATGTTGGTTTTATTGGGAGGAGGGAAATGAGTTTATCTGGCACCCATTTGCAATCCCAAGCCTGGACCTTTGTCCTCCTGCAGGCAGGACTACCTGGAGGTTTACGATGGGGGGAGTGAGCAGTCACCTGTCTTGGGAAGGTTTTGTGGGACGGTTGCACCACCTCAGATCATCTCCACGGGCAACAGTGTCCTCATCAAGTTCATCACGGACAAAAATAAAGAGGGAGCGGGGTTTTCTGTCACGTACAAGACAGAGGAGAAAGGTGTGTGGTTTGATAAAATCATGGCTGAAACACGATACCAGATGTCCCCAAGTATCATTCCACCCCACAGCACTGCACCTTCATGATCTTAGCCACAAACGGGTCTGACATCATAGTTGACGTTGGCAAGGATTTGGAATTTCACACCTTTTGTCACTACGATTTTGTAGAGATCTGGGATGGCTTCCCTTCAGGTGACCAGACATGAGTTTAAATACTGCAGGAAGTCTCTTCCTgtcaaaatattctttttaaaataacttctaGCCAAAAAGAGCACATGACGCTATAATGCCAACTTACATTCCCTAATCATTGCACTGAAAACACAAGTTAGACTATAATTTGGCTGCTaagcatgaatgaatgacactGTGTAAGAAGAAAACTTTAATGGTTTAGTTCAAAGAAGACAAAACTAAAAATCTTATAATTCTTACCTGATTTCAATttgaaaagtgttttgtttgctgTCAAATTTCAGAAACACGTTCAAAACACAGGGAACTACAAAATCAGTAATTACTGTACTACTTTTCCAGTGTTCTGCCTCCTGCTAACACCATGATGTCGTCACAACGTCTCACTAAAGGGCAACTGAAAAAAGTACACTAAATTATTTTAGCTTGAAACGAGATATTAACCTGTAAACATTACTGTTCTACGACAAATACTACTGTGTATGTTTTACTTACTTCacctttttatttgttgtttaccTTTCCATTAGTGCTCCGCGGTGTGTTTTtgctaaaaaatatttcaatcatTCCCAGGACAAGGAGGGCAAAAAAGGGAAGTAGCGAAAGCAGTCTGTAGCAAAGTGATGATGCTGACATCGTCCCACTCCTTCACTACTTGTGCCCTACTTCTGTGTCGTCTGATATTTTGTTCTCGTCTGTCCTGATTTCCTCTCATTTTCTTCTCCCCATCTCCTCTTTTTCCCTCAGTTGATACCCAAATTGAGCAGTACTGCATCGATAATACCCATGAGTCCATAACGAACCAAGCCTTGTCGCCACTAGCGGCAATCTGTCCATGACCGTCACCCCCAACAGAGTCCTCACCAAAGACAGTTTCTCAGCCAACTACACCATCGTTAGGAAGAGCCCCTCCATCCATGAAGACTGAATTATCTGAGATGAAGGAAAACATGAGCTGTCTTTATGTGACCTTTGACTCCTGAACCTTGTGCTTGGAGGAAACCTATCAGAAAGAGAATTTTGCCTTCAGGGATTCATGTCTTGCAAACAAGAGCCCCATAaactataaattaataaatgatcAAATTTGTCACAGCTATTAGTTTAATCATTTGgagttaatttgttttaaaaggtGTTGGACACTTTTATTcaattcatttatatttgtgaCATCAAATGCGAATGTGTATTTCATATGAAGTGACTTCATCTCTGTTTTGACCTGGAAGTAAAAATGTGTGTAGctgtataattaaaaaatgaaaaataaaatttctggTTTAATACACATTATAGATGCTCTTGTTTTGGTTACATGTACATAATGTACCTTTAATAATAATTGACTGTAGAAAGTAATTTGGAACTTTTTGACAGGCCTTTCATCTCTCTAGACTTATAATTAGCCAAAATGAAACAAACGTAGTTAGAAATGTATGTTTCTTGTTAAACAGTCATAATGGGGTAATTTAGTAAGGTGTACCTTTCCCCCTGCCTGGAGGGACGTCTATGTCAACAGACGTTAACATAAACATAGATTCGTCTTCCTTTGCACATGTCCTATATTGTAATAATGAATCCATGTGTAGGGAATTACTTCTCATGGTCTTCTTTTTGAGCACCATTAAAACTATGGAAATTAATGTTAGATTCAGCCTATCGCCTATAAGTACACTTCCCTAATTTGTTGAGTCccatataaaataaaagcactctATAATATTATCCACCAAACTGAAAATAAGACTGTTGGAGTTATGTGGCAAGCAgcagttgttattttttaatagaCAAGTGTTACGGTCTCCAAATTAATCATTCGCAGGAGTTGAGGTGTCAAAAAATTAGCCTTTAATCAGTCCGTTTCAAAACCAGAAAATCACAGGAATTCCAGCACCAGAGGGATAACCAAAGCTCGAAGTGAAAAACcaggcaggggtcaaaaccaaagaatCATAATCTGGACGGTATACAGGAGGCAGGCAACACCGTAATCCAAAAAACAGGCCGATGTCATCCACAGAGAAGCAAAAGGCAAAAACCATGGTGAGAACACGCAAAGGTCAAAATCCAGGAAAACACAGATTAGGATAGGCAAACTCGTGATCAGACAGAAACAGCCAAGGAAACAACAATAACGAATGACACATGGCTCTCTGCACAAACAAATACTGAATAGCACCTCGACAGGGCTAAACTGAAGTGAAGGCTGTCAAGTACACAGACCAGAGTGCTAAATTAGGTTCAGGTGAAAGTAATCATCAGCACACTGCCTGGGCGTGAACAATGGTAATTACTAAACACAGACTGGTTGAACATTAAATGAGGCGATCAGGGAAAACAAGACCAGGTGCAACAATTCCATAAGATGGCAGTTGCAGAAAACCAGAAATATACATAGAaagaaaaccaataaataaaagacaaaacaagacagacagagatcGTCACAACAAGCACAACCATTAATCACatcttgtcttttaaaaaaggaagaattGAATTCAaggattgttttctttttgcacacTAATAATAGGATAGAGGACATACAGTTCAGTCCTAGTATATTAAAACAAGGCACTCAATGacatatttataaaacattacagTCATAAATACACCAAGTCTACTCTTGAATGATGAGTTTGGCGGAGCAGAACGTCTCCCCGTGGTCATTGGTGGCTCTACAGGTGTAAACGTTGGTGTCATCTGGGCAAACTTTGCATATGACCAATGTACAACGACCGTCTTCTTCATACTCTATCTGTACTGTGGGGGATTCCACTACAGGCTCCTGCCCACACAGCCACACCACCTCTGGGTCAGGGTATCCTACCAAGATTGATGGGAGGTGTTGAGGAGAGGGACAAAGTTGAGAGACCAAAAACATGAAGTAAGGAGTGCGGTGTACCTGTGAGGTGGCAAGAAAGATGGGCGCTAGATCCCTGTGGTACCGTCAGGTCCTTCAGGCTCTGAGTAAAATGGGGTGGGCCTTGCATCTTGCGCTCCAGAGATTGCAGGGCGTGCTCTGCCTCCGGGCTCAGGGGTGAGTCCACAACTTAGAAGGCGAAGGAGGAAGGAAGCAGTGAACGAAGGAGAATGGGATTGCTGTGCAGCAACTTTAAACCAGAATCCTAAAATGGACCTGATGAGACATTTAAGAATTCAAGTTTCTCACCATCTCCTGGGCTGGTGGGGGATGCAGAACTGTCACCTTTAGACAACAGAGCCATTCTCTTTAGGGCCAACAAGGCCTTACCAGCTTTCTATAACCAGGAAAAACAGTCAAGTTCTATTtaagacacaaaaaacaagacCTAAAACCCAgcacttaaaaaaaatgatatatGAAGATATTACCTTCCACTTCTGCCTGGCTAGAaacctcttcatcttctccttaGACAGATTCTTGGTCTCCAGATCTCCAGAGTCAAATGCTGCCATCCAAGGATGGGCAAGTGCCTCCTCACAGGACATCCTCCGCCTGGGAAGCATACAGCGTTATGGGTGGTTTAGTGAAGATATTGTCTGGGGACTAAACCTACATGCCTACATACCTGGTGTTCTTGTTAAGCAAGGAGCTGATGAAATTTTTTGCCTCGTCTGTAATCTCGTCAAAGCTCTCCTCATCAAACTCCCACTCGGCAGCCGTGACCAAAGCCAGGGTCTCCACATCGCTGTTACCCTGGAATGGGGACTCACCACTTAGTCTGTAGAGAAGGACAGCAGTGTCATGTGACTGTTTCAACCTACAGGTATATCCACCAGGTGGCATCAAAGATAGGAAACATCAAACAACTGACTGTCAATTCTGTTttgttaaaagcacattttaatACCACTTAATAACTTTAAATTTAACCCCAAAGtccacaaaatatattttacaatttcttGCTTAAAACACTGCTTGGAACAGGTATAACCAACAATACATGTGTAtgactttaaatgtaaatgagcTGAGCATaaccacgccccctaacaaaaGTGGGTGTGGACTGTGGGTCGCTGGCGCTGTCAATTAAGCCTCAAATCTGAACTGTGCTTCATAGGACATTCTGATAGGTGGAAAAAGcaaaagacataaaatattttttttaaagtcttttttctGGGACCCCGAATTTtttggtagaaaaaaaaacatgaaaaactgtACAGTAGTACCCTAAGATACGTGTTTAACCCATTacgtgactgagctcataagtcaaacaacttttaagtcaaacaactcgtaAGTCAAATATTTccctatttaaaataactaaactcattttaatctgttccagccttataaaaaagccccaaaccccgtAGATtatgagaaaaaacaacacatttttatcaaccaatagacatgcatactttgtctgtgcataattaattatatatatgtaaattaCATAAACTAttataaagcatgaaaagaaaaacaaaagccacgagcacacacacacacacacacacacacacacacacacacacacacacacacacacacacacacacacacacacaaggtcttTACTCCGCAAAAAAATAGAATGTGAGCCGGTCTGATtctgtatccatccgccaacacatgggaGAGAACGAGATGGGATCTCAGcagatgtatccatccaccaagtTGGGAGTTGGAACGGCAAAAAATGTAGAAGAATAATGATTCTGCTCATTTATCCATGTGCAGAAATTCTGACGCAGATGCTAAATTAGCTTAGCTTGAAGGCTTGAAAAGCGGAGATACAGTTGGCAGtcttgatgaaaaaaatgtctaaattcTACTTAGCAATACCTGCAATCTTCTCAACACTTTGGTATCTTATTTGTTTAGTCTGTCAGTGTGAAACCCACATTACCCCAAGGTTTGTGCTAAGCTAATTGGCTGCTAGTTCATATTTACTAGACAAATAAGAGAGGGTTGTTTTCATACGAAGAAGGAGTGACTCAGACAATTCCTTTCATGTAAAACTGGCTGCACTCACAAAATATAGCAGATGACCCCAATGCTCCACATGTCGGTGGCCAAACACACGGGTTCGTAGTTGATCACTTCTGGCGCTACAAACTCTGGAGTCCCTTGCATCACCTTCAGTGACGTGTTGGCATCTGTCAATCATAAAGCACATCATTTTTGCACCGATGGTTGCCAGCAGAACAAAACGAATCAACATGAAGAGAGTATCTTATTTCGCATACCTAGCCTCATGGCTAATCCAAAATCGATGATCTTGATGGAGGTGCCGGTGGTGTCGACGCACACAATGTTTTCAGGCTTGAGGTCCAGATGGATCATTTTCTGCCGGTGCATGTAGGCGATCCCCTCCAGGATCTGCTGCATGTAGTGAACGCTAGTAGGCTCCGTGTGCTCAAAGCTGTCGTCGACAATCCGTTCGAACAGTTCCCCTCCAGCGATGCTGTGAACAAATGGATATCGGTTTCCTTTCGTCTACCACTGCGTCCGTGGCTCTCGTTTAACGGTACTCACTACTCCATGACCATGACCATCTCGGGCTTGTGGTCGTACGCTGCGAGGCATCTAACCAGTTTGGGGTGGTGGAGGTAGTTCATCAGCTCTATCTCTCGGCGGGCAGCCTCTCTCTCCTTGGCACGTCGGCCTTTGTAGAACTTCCCAGCGCACACCCGTCTCGTCTCCTTGTGCGTTAGCTTGAACACCAAACCAAACTTTCccctgatgaatgaatgagatttatgaggttttttttttaaatctgaatttgCTTAGAAAATGGGATTTGCTCCTGACAGGTACTCACATTCCCAGCTTCTCCTGCAAGTCGTAGTGATCTGTAACTTTGTGCGTAGAGTCAAGAGAAACATGGGTACAGGCTTGAGAAGCCTCTTCTTCTTGATCTAAATCTGCACACACAAGGATGCAACACCTGTTATATCCGGGCCTCATTATACCTGCGCCACCAAGAACCCACATCCTCTCACCTTTCTGCTCCATCCTAACCACTCGTGACGCCGGTCCAGGCTCGCTCGCTCCCACTTCGTTGTAGGCTCTCACTCTGAAGCAGTATTCCTGTTCAGGCTGCAGGCCGGAACTCGCTCTGTACGAGGTGCTCTTGCAGTCGTCGGTAAGTTTACGCCAATCCCCAGGTTTGATACGACTTTGATTCTTTACCTCGACCACATAACCCAGAATGGCGCTGCCTCCGTCATAGCAAGGGCCCGACCAGGACAGCACGAGACTGGTAGCGGTGATGAGGGAGATCACGGGACACGAGACGGGAGGTTGTGGCCTCTCTGGCGGGAAAAAGAAGTTCAAAAAAGTGCTCAAGCATTTTGGGAAATGACCACACGGTGTGAGATGTGTCACCTATGACCGAAAGGGTGAGCGCGTGTTGGGCGGAATTCTTGCGATCTCGCACCACAACCGTGTAGCGGCCTGTGTGCTGTGGTTTCGCCTCTGCTATAACCAGCGTACTGCTCACGTCTGTGTTCTCCACCCACAGCTCTAGACCGTCCACCACCTGCAGAGATGAAGTGGGTAAGAAACAgtgaatgtaaaagaaaattttaaaaaaacaacatttatttttttagccaGCCTTTAAAAGCACCTGCTCTTTGTTTCTGATCCAACACGACACGGCAGGAGGACTGGCGGTGAAACAACACTCCAACCGGGCCGTTTGTCCCGACTCCACCTTCACATGCTGTGGAGGATTTTCAAAATGCAACGCTTGACCTGCGAAGACATAACAAAGTGTTCTGACTTGTGTTTGCTCCTTCTAGGTTGAAGGTTTTAAAACGCAGTGGGAGGAAATTACTGAATGTGGTTTGtgagataaagacagaaaacGGACGCAGGATGGGACGATCTGTGGTTTTTAGCTTTGCCGACTTAAAGGACATCCTTTTTCCCCGGGACCCTTATTATTGCAGCATAGGGTGGACCAAATGGAAGCAAATGCAAAACACGACTGACCTACTCGCACAGGTTCAACCAGTCCTTGTGTCATCAACTGTGTTGAACGATGACACTCGTTGCTTTTTCAGAAGACGACTTGCATACGGAATAAATTTCAGACTATTGACTTCATGAATTGCCTCAAAGGAATCAGCAAGGCAAACATGTTTAATATGCACAAGAAAATTTCATACATGAGCTGCAGCCTCCAACGCTCATTATTCAAATGACAGGACGATGAATTTGAATCGTAAATGCGACAGAATGGTGATTCAACAGCGTTAGTGTCTCCAGTTTACCTTGTGAACATAGCAGCCTGATGCTAATGCCTTCATCTGCCTCTCCAGCTATCATCACTTACTTATTCATAAAACCATAAACAGCATAACAGTCATAAAATACAGCATTAATACCCCATCCTCAGGAGCATATTGTCTAAGCTTTTAGTCTGTAGCAGCCTACACCCTCAGGTAAAGTTTCCTTTTACATAGGAGCACAAAAGCCTTCATAACAACATAGTAATAAGAACAAAAGGTTAAAAAGCTCCAGGGTAAAACTGCAAAAGCATCAGAAGCCACTGACATTGATGAAACAGACTCTAATGGATGTGGTATATTAACAGGAGCTGATTCAGACAATGCAGCAGCTCTAATAAGAAGCAGGTGCTTCACCATACCTAAGGGTGTTCAGAAAAAAAGcttctgtgtctcacctgtcccTGAATCGGCCCTCTTCTTCGGGATGACTTCTGCAGAGACAGTTGAAGCGCAGGTTGGTTTAAGCAGCCAGTGACAGAGGTGTGGCCGTGCTCTTCTGTCCTATAGCTATCAGTTTACAGTCTCTCTTCAGCGCACCCTCCACTCCCCTACATGGCCTTCATTTGGGACCAAGAActgttggtgtctgtgtgttaaaTAGCTACATCATTGTGTTTGACAACCAATCCCACAAAGACAGGAACTGATGCATTTCCTGCTcctttaaaaatgtacaaatgtacATCAGCAGAAGGTTTGAAATAATCATGACCTGAAGGCTTGACGTTGTCACAGGGGATAAATTCACCAGTAAATTGATCAAATTCTTTATGCATATGTGGAATTAATCATTATTTCCTTACCTCTTGGAGTTGTGACCGGGCTGCATGCAGGAGACCCCGTTGGGGGGGATTGGGACGACTTTCCGTTCTCCATAATTCTCTTTGATGAAGAAGGCAGAATATCTGAGGCACGGTTCCGCTTCCTGTAGATGGTTTCGAAGTCTTGAGTGGGTTTCAGAAAAGGAGAATAGGAGACCACAGAACATTAGAACTGAAACTGAGGGACCTCACGCTTTGGTTTTGTAATTATGTCCTGGATCAAACAAAGATATAGTTAATAGATGTCCTCTTTCACTCATTATTGAAGTCCCAGCGACTTCCTTACCTTTGACAAACACGACGGCACAGCAGGACGTCTTCCCGGCGCTGTTCTCCACCAGGCAGGTGTAAGCACCGGCATCCTCCGGCAAGGCCTCCCTCACCACCAAACCCACCTCCCGGCCATTAAGGGTCGGATTCCCAAAACGGGCCGCTTCACCTGCCAACAGGAGCAAACACTAGAAAACCTCTGGTCTGCTAGAAGGATgcattaaaaactaaaagagACGGGCGGATTCCTTCCCTtaatatttggatttttttttttttaaattttgtatactttagtaatccccgaagggaaattaagattaTACTCGAGTTAGTcaaatccaatcacatgcatatgttagtgtgtacaggctctgaacaaacaaacaaacacacacacggcgccttgctcaagggcgcctcgctcaagggcgcctcgctcaagggcgcctcgctcaagggggcctcggcagtgctccggtgTTAGACCCTCAGCTCACCATTGTGCAACCACGACACCTTCATCGGCTGACCACCGGTAACAACTCCCCGcagtgtgatgtcatttccttcGTCCACGCAGCAGTCCTGCAGGGGTTTTATGAAGACGGGTGGGTCCAGACGATTAGAAGAGGAGAAATTTGCAGTCCCTGAGAGGAGCGATGGAAAGAGGTGAGGAGTCAGAGGCGAACAGGAGCAAGAATAACATGTCTGCCtcagaataaattaatttattaaagttAAATTCTGTGGCCTCATCTTGAAGTAAAAATGCTGCAACTCTTTTTCCcttcttttatttgttcttcattTCCTCAGGTCAGGTCACCGTCGCCAAGGAAACGGCATTAGCATCATCATTTGCTTCACGTTATCTGACTCTCTCAACAGTCACAGAGAACCCGGCTTGTTAGTAACGACTCGGCTGAAATGaatgcaaacaggaagttaaagaCATTCATCTGCTGCATTGTGGCGAAGTGGCTGCGAGTCTGTTTTCACGAGGTTCGTGATGTTTCAACgcttgttttgtgtgttcatttgtgtgtgtgtgtgtgtgtatatgtgtgtgcttgtgcccaacaacaacaaacactgaaataatTTCGCCATACAGACAACTTGACGCATCACGCCTCACCagccaaaaatataaataaagaaaaaaagtcacagGTTATTAtcagtaccaaaaaaaaaagaaaagaagacaataaAGGGAAGCgtgctcaaaaacaaaaaacacacacatgtccaAAAAATGGCCAACATAAAAACCAAATATGTACTTGAAAAGTGCTGAACACAAAAAGTGACATCAGTTTCAAATAACACATGAGCAGCAATCTGTGGCCAGGAGGCATGACCCTGTCTAGACTTGTCAGTTCtaaccctgacacacacacacacacaacacacatttttctaACAAAAACACCCCCCAAATAGCAGCGACACACTCTGTCCATCAACCTTTACCTGTGTTTTCACCTGGAGTTCCACCTGTGATGGATTCTGAGGCAGGTGATGCCCGGTGCGGTTTGATGTGCATCCAGAAGGTGGACACGTAACGCTGTTTGCTTCCATCGCCGCTCATTTCTATCACTCTAGCGACAACACAGACGCCACACAGTCATTTCCCCAAACTGATTGTCACACTTCCTTTGGTTGATGCGACTgcgtggagggggggtggggggcctcTGCAGCCCTGATCCGTCTCTAAAACCAACGCTCCTCATTTGTCACTCCGGTGAAGCTTCACATTTCTGCACATGTTCTTTCCTTTACGCTCCGATGTGAACTAACTCCACCTCCAGCACAAATCTAGTGTCCTTTGCTTCAGCCTCTCCCTCTGCTCAACCCCTTTATTCTCACGCCTAATAGACA
This window encodes:
- the LOC137609854 gene encoding tolloid-like protein 1, coding for MFLVSLLFLFTQVASGAPLNAQCGDSIMVESPNYLTSPGYPTTYPPSQNCVWILKTINKKIIVEFNAYFMLMDTNCTHDYVEVYDGGEETSPKLGRFCGTVAPQQLVPTRNVVLIKFVTDNENEGAGFSLQYERSEEFAVCGDHIVIEPEGSITHPAPPFGVLPCQRCVWVLTTPEPNQKIVVGIKRLYNFFETTCKEEYFEIYDGGSEQAPLLGRFCQRDPLPVISSGNKVLIKFVNGFIPRRFNIKYRIQEKVECGGNIAIEPLGHLTTEGYPMTYRPNQHCMWVLTAPEPKYKIAIKFIGKFYLANSDCKHDYMEIFDGGDETSHLFGRFCGSDNPSRFVSRGGKVLIKFVTDNETAGVGFSLQYDILKKSINCGGKIDLDSQNYLTSPGYPMTMPPSQHCVWEISAPSPRQKVILDFNENFHVGGTDCKYDYVEVFDGNSEMSTSLGRFCGTVAPPQLISTSSILLIKFVTDNETEGMGFSLQSSGKIFCGGNMTINSPSYLTSPGYPSNYESSMECVWVLTAPESDQKIVVNFNAYFEIADTDCRQDYLEVYDGGSEQSPVLGRFCGTVAPPQIISTGNSVLIKFITDKNKEGAGFSVTYKTEEKVDTQIEQYCIDNTHESITNQALSPLAAICP
- the mylk5 gene encoding myosin light chain kinase, smooth muscle isoform X1 gives rise to the protein MSGDGSKQRYVSTFWMHIKPHRASPASESITGGTPGENTGTANFSSSNRLDPPVFIKPLQDCCVDEGNDITLRGVVTGGQPMKVSWLHNGEAARFGNPTLNGREVGLVVREALPEDAGAYTCLVENSAGKTSCCAVVFVKDFETIYRKRNRASDILPSSSKRIMENGKSSQSPPTGSPACSPVTTPREVIPKKRADSGTGQALHFENPPQHVKVESGQTARLECCFTASPPAVSCWIRNKEQVVDGLELWVENTDVSSTLVIAEAKPQHTGRYTVVVRDRKNSAQHALTLSVIERPQPPVSCPVISLITATSLVLSWSGPCYDGGSAILGYVVEVKNQSRIKPGDWRKLTDDCKSTSYRASSGLQPEQEYCFRVRAYNEVGASEPGPASRVVRMEQKDLDQEEEASQACTHVSLDSTHKVTDHYDLQEKLGMGKFGLVFKLTHKETRRVCAGKFYKGRRAKEREAARREIELMNYLHHPKLVRCLAAYDHKPEMVMVMEYIAGGELFERIVDDSFEHTEPTSVHYMQQILEGIAYMHRQKMIHLDLKPENIVCVDTTGTSIKIIDFGLAMRLDANTSLKVMQGTPEFVAPEVINYEPVCLATDMWSIGVICYILLSGESPFQGNSDVETLALVTAAEWEFDEESFDEITDEAKNFISSLLNKNTRRRMSCEEALAHPWMAAFDSGDLETKNLSKEKMKRFLARQKWKKAGKALLALKRMALLSKGDSSASPTSPGDVVDSPLSPEAEHALQSLERKMQGPPHFTQSLKDLTVPQGSSAHLSCHLTGYPDPEVVWLCGQEPVVESPTVQIEYEEDGRCTLVICKVCPDDTNVYTCRATNDHGETFCSAKLIIQE
- the mylk5 gene encoding myosin light chain kinase, smooth muscle isoform X2, whose protein sequence is MKVSWLHNGEAARFGNPTLNGREVGLVVREALPEDAGAYTCLVENSAGKTSCCAVVFVKDFETIYRKRNRASDILPSSSKRIMENGKSSQSPPTGSPACSPVTTPREVIPKKRADSGTGQALHFENPPQHVKVESGQTARLECCFTASPPAVSCWIRNKEQVVDGLELWVENTDVSSTLVIAEAKPQHTGRYTVVVRDRKNSAQHALTLSVIERPQPPVSCPVISLITATSLVLSWSGPCYDGGSAILGYVVEVKNQSRIKPGDWRKLTDDCKSTSYRASSGLQPEQEYCFRVRAYNEVGASEPGPASRVVRMEQKDLDQEEEASQACTHVSLDSTHKVTDHYDLQEKLGMGKFGLVFKLTHKETRRVCAGKFYKGRRAKEREAARREIELMNYLHHPKLVRCLAAYDHKPEMVMVMEYIAGGELFERIVDDSFEHTEPTSVHYMQQILEGIAYMHRQKMIHLDLKPENIVCVDTTGTSIKIIDFGLAMRLDANTSLKVMQGTPEFVAPEVINYEPVCLATDMWSIGVICYILLSGESPFQGNSDVETLALVTAAEWEFDEESFDEITDEAKNFISSLLNKNTRRRMSCEEALAHPWMAAFDSGDLETKNLSKEKMKRFLARQKWKKAGKALLALKRMALLSKGDSSASPTSPGDVVDSPLSPEAEHALQSLERKMQGPPHFTQSLKDLTVPQGSSAHLSCHLTGYPDPEVVWLCGQEPVVESPTVQIEYEEDGRCTLVICKVCPDDTNVYTCRATNDHGETFCSAKLIIQE